One genomic region from Paenibacillus antri encodes:
- a CDS encoding phosphatase PAP2 family protein — protein sequence MTRIVTWLKAHDQRMFFLVNRRFNHALLGMLLSRITHLGGARATILATLGIWWLAPKPVSTVGLQAFIALALSHIPVAIVKKLYPRLRPYLALPDAIACKNPLKDHSFPSGHTTAIFSVIAPFVIAFNWIGFILIPFAMIVGMSRMYLGLHYPSDVAAGCVIGCITASCTVAFLG from the coding sequence ATGACCCGTATCGTCACTTGGCTGAAGGCTCACGACCAGCGCATGTTCTTCCTCGTCAATCGAAGATTCAATCACGCGCTGCTAGGGATGCTGCTCAGCCGAATCACGCATCTCGGGGGCGCGCGCGCGACGATTCTCGCGACGCTCGGCATCTGGTGGCTGGCTCCGAAGCCCGTTTCGACGGTCGGCCTGCAAGCGTTCATCGCCTTGGCGCTCAGTCATATTCCGGTCGCCATCGTGAAGAAGCTGTACCCGCGACTCCGTCCGTATCTCGCCCTGCCGGACGCGATCGCCTGCAAGAACCCGCTGAAGGATCATTCGTTTCCGTCCGGACATACGACGGCGATCTTCTCCGTCATCGCCCCCTTCGTCATCGCCTTCAATTGGATCGGCTTCATTCTGATCCCGTTCGCGATGATCGTCGGCATGTCCCGCATGTATCTCGGCCTGCACTATCCTTCCGACGTCGCCGCCGGCTGCGTCATCGGCTGTATCACGGCTTCCTGTACGGTTGCTTTTCTCGGGTAA